Proteins encoded by one window of Arenicella chitinivorans:
- the exaC gene encoding acetaldehyde dehydrogenase ExaC, protein MQYQNPNTEGAIVSFKQRYENYIGGNWVKPVNGQYFDNVSPVNGKVFCQIPRSDEADIELALDAAHAAKDTWGAMSVTERSNILLKIADRMEEHLEPLAVAETWDNGKAVRETLNADIPLCVDHLRYYAGCLRAQEGAISELDGNTVAYHFHEPLGVVGQIIPWNFPLLMAMWNLTPALAAGNCVVLKPAEQTPATILMLMELVGDLLPAGVLNIVNGFGEEAGNALATSTRIAKIAFTGSTPVGQHIMKCAAASMIPSSVELGGKSPNIYFADILNHEDEFVSKCVEGAVLAFFNQGEVCTCPSRLLVEESIYEKFIGMVVERAGKIKRGNPLDTEVMVGAQVSQEQFDRIMSYIKIGLDEGAEVITGGKAASVGDGYEDGFYVEPTLLKGNNKMRVFQEEIFGPVVSVTTFKTTEEALEIANDTDFGLGAGVWTRDMNLSYKVGRGVQAGRVWTNCYHMYPAHAAFGGYKKSGIGRYTHKVALEHYQQTKNLLVSYDTNPQGFF, encoded by the coding sequence ATGCAATACCAAAACCCAAATACCGAAGGGGCCATCGTCTCCTTCAAACAACGTTACGAAAACTACATTGGCGGCAACTGGGTTAAACCGGTTAACGGCCAATATTTTGACAATGTGTCGCCGGTGAACGGTAAAGTGTTTTGTCAAATACCGCGCTCAGATGAAGCAGACATTGAACTGGCATTAGACGCAGCACATGCCGCCAAGGATACCTGGGGCGCGATGTCGGTCACTGAGCGTTCGAACATTTTGCTGAAGATTGCAGATCGAATGGAAGAACATCTGGAGCCGTTGGCGGTAGCCGAGACTTGGGATAATGGTAAAGCAGTTCGTGAGACTCTGAACGCCGACATTCCTTTATGCGTTGATCACCTACGTTATTACGCTGGCTGCTTGCGGGCACAAGAAGGGGCGATCAGCGAACTTGACGGCAATACGGTGGCGTATCATTTTCATGAACCTCTGGGCGTGGTCGGTCAGATCATTCCGTGGAACTTTCCGCTGTTGATGGCAATGTGGAATCTCACGCCAGCGTTAGCGGCAGGAAACTGTGTGGTGCTCAAACCGGCAGAACAAACCCCGGCCACGATTCTGATGCTGATGGAACTGGTCGGTGATTTGTTACCCGCAGGCGTACTGAATATCGTCAACGGGTTTGGTGAGGAAGCGGGGAATGCACTGGCAACCAGCACGCGCATCGCCAAAATCGCCTTCACTGGCTCCACCCCAGTCGGGCAACACATTATGAAATGCGCCGCTGCCAGCATGATTCCGTCGTCTGTGGAGCTCGGTGGTAAATCACCCAATATCTACTTTGCAGACATCTTGAACCACGAAGACGAGTTCGTTAGCAAGTGCGTGGAAGGCGCGGTGTTGGCGTTCTTTAACCAAGGCGAAGTATGCACTTGCCCGTCGCGCCTGTTGGTTGAAGAGTCGATCTATGAAAAATTTATTGGCATGGTGGTCGAGCGTGCTGGCAAGATCAAACGCGGTAACCCGCTGGATACCGAAGTCATGGTTGGTGCACAGGTGTCGCAGGAGCAGTTCGATCGCATTATGAGTTATATCAAGATTGGTCTGGATGAAGGCGCGGAAGTCATTACCGGTGGTAAGGCAGCGAGCGTTGGCGACGGCTATGAAGACGGCTTTTATGTGGAGCCGACTTTGCTCAAAGGCAACAACAAAATGCGAGTCTTCCAAGAAGAGATCTTTGGTCCAGTGGTGTCGGTCACAACGTTTAAGACCACCGAAGAGGCACTTGAGATTGCCAATGACACCGACTTTGGCCTAGGCGCTGGTGTTTGGACACGAGACATGAACCTGTCGTACAAAGTGGGGCGTGGTGTTCAGGCCGGGCGCGTGTGGACCAACTGCTATCACATGTACCCAGCCCATGCTGCATTCGGCGGCTACAAAAAGTCCGGCATCGGACGCTACACACACAAGGTCGCGCTTGAGCATTATCAGCAAACCAAGAACTTGCTGGTAAGCTACGACACCAACCCACAAGGTTTCTTCTAA
- a CDS encoding serine hydrolase domain-containing protein gives MFQSKKRLARYGLLIALAGLAIHYLFPVYGFLSHREKLPHPPFGWITPPTEYPESQVIDDPRFEASANTALAILASHRQQINAPAITAAVAINAKRVWTGAVGWQDVRSGQPATHRTQFRIGSTSKAITATTLARMLKHGLADLDQPLSTVYEVLPNSEWSKITPRQLASHTAGLAHYGQTKDWQGAYQFMALNQHYENVEDAVNLFNNTPLLFQPGNDFSYSSLGTVLLSAYMQRSGKQPYQQLVNELVLTPLLMHDTHWQEPTINLATHYWRSEDPERPHLREWRDVNLSHRLAGGGFISTSSDLVKLGSAYLTDSFLAPDVVDTLWQPQRLSNGEINPQNYAIGWRKGELLLEGSPHASYHHGGVSRGAQSWLVIIPDYQMVIAVNINTKTTKFSDFASVYKELAQTFIAQSR, from the coding sequence ATGTTTCAGTCTAAAAAACGTCTTGCCCGCTATGGGTTGCTCATTGCCCTAGCCGGCTTAGCGATACACTATTTATTCCCAGTCTATGGGTTCTTGAGCCACCGAGAGAAACTGCCACACCCACCTTTCGGCTGGATAACTCCGCCAACAGAGTATCCGGAGTCGCAAGTGATTGATGACCCGCGTTTCGAGGCATCAGCTAATACCGCGCTTGCGATATTGGCGTCTCACCGTCAGCAAATCAACGCGCCCGCGATCACTGCCGCAGTAGCGATCAATGCAAAGCGCGTTTGGACTGGCGCAGTGGGCTGGCAAGACGTTCGATCAGGCCAGCCGGCGACGCACCGCACGCAGTTTCGAATCGGTAGCACTTCCAAAGCGATTACCGCTACCACACTGGCCCGCATGCTAAAACACGGATTAGCCGACCTCGATCAGCCTTTATCTACTGTGTATGAGGTACTACCGAACTCGGAATGGTCAAAGATTACACCTCGCCAGCTGGCGTCGCACACGGCGGGACTCGCGCACTACGGACAAACCAAAGACTGGCAAGGAGCGTACCAGTTCATGGCATTAAACCAACACTACGAGAACGTTGAAGATGCAGTCAATCTGTTTAACAACACGCCGCTATTGTTTCAACCGGGCAACGACTTTAGTTATTCCAGCCTTGGCACCGTGTTATTGAGTGCATACATGCAACGCAGCGGCAAACAGCCCTATCAACAACTGGTAAACGAGTTAGTCTTGACGCCGTTATTGATGCACGACACACATTGGCAAGAACCTACGATTAACCTAGCAACCCATTACTGGCGCAGCGAAGACCCCGAGCGACCACATCTACGCGAGTGGCGGGATGTTAATTTAAGCCATCGATTAGCTGGCGGCGGATTTATATCTACCTCGAGCGACTTGGTGAAGTTGGGCTCGGCGTATCTTACCGATTCGTTTCTAGCCCCCGATGTAGTCGATACATTATGGCAGCCCCAGCGGCTATCAAACGGTGAGATTAACCCACAAAACTACGCCATTGGATGGCGCAAGGGCGAGCTTCTTCTTGAGGGTTCTCCACACGCGTCCTACCACCATGGCGGGGTTTCTCGCGGTGCGCAAAGTTGGCTAGTGATCATTCCAGACTATCAAATGGTCATTGCGGTAAATATCAATACTAAGACCACAAAATTTTCTGACTTCGCCTCAGTCTATAAAGAACTCGCCCAAACCTTTATTGCACAGTCTCGCTAA
- a CDS encoding helix-turn-helix transcriptional regulator yields MSQLILLDLFLRSLCLGQLLFFLIWLITLTVQRRSLTVERSLVATLLICCLGAVIFTMHYRPPLALAARPILLALTDGLPIVFWLYALHSLTRVEVYLQARPWLKLIPALYAFWHVAYFVLGQGRGTVHEVLHLASGLGILHIIFLSIRSWRDDLVDARRRKRALFLIAACALIMMYVISEVSGSRFMRSEVGSLFGALLMLSLSVSFGVNHFLHAALGQPQPHTDTERASPNTPPHSLPQEHSALYLRLESFIHDQGFTQPNLTVSKLASMLDTKEYLLRNLINQTLGYRNFSSYLNDQRMPLACDWLSSKPELSITDIALNLGYGSITSFNRAFKARYKMAPRDHRAT; encoded by the coding sequence GTGTCTCAATTGATTTTGCTCGATCTGTTTCTACGCTCGCTGTGCTTAGGGCAGCTTCTGTTCTTTCTGATTTGGCTAATAACTCTTACCGTGCAGCGCAGAAGCCTCACGGTGGAACGTAGCTTAGTCGCTACTCTATTGATTTGTTGCCTTGGCGCGGTGATTTTTACAATGCATTATCGCCCACCGTTGGCGCTCGCCGCTCGTCCTATTTTGTTGGCGCTGACCGACGGTTTGCCCATCGTGTTTTGGCTGTACGCGCTACACAGCCTAACTCGGGTTGAGGTCTACCTTCAGGCACGACCTTGGCTGAAACTGATTCCCGCGCTGTACGCATTCTGGCATGTGGCTTATTTTGTACTCGGACAAGGCCGTGGTACCGTACACGAGGTGCTGCATCTGGCCTCTGGCTTAGGGATACTGCACATCATTTTTCTAAGCATCAGATCATGGCGGGATGATTTGGTCGACGCACGGCGTCGCAAACGCGCGTTGTTTTTGATCGCTGCATGCGCGCTCATCATGATGTATGTGATCAGCGAAGTTAGCGGAAGCCGCTTTATGCGAAGTGAAGTCGGCTCGTTGTTTGGGGCACTATTAATGTTGTCGCTTTCGGTGTCTTTTGGTGTTAACCATTTTCTTCACGCCGCGCTAGGCCAACCGCAACCTCACACCGATACAGAACGAGCGTCCCCAAACACGCCACCCCATTCGTTGCCACAGGAACACAGTGCACTGTATCTTAGGTTAGAGAGCTTTATTCATGACCAAGGCTTCACACAACCAAACCTAACGGTCAGCAAACTCGCCAGCATGCTGGACACCAAAGAATACCTGCTCAGAAATCTGATTAACCAAACGTTGGGCTACCGGAATTTTTCCAGTTATCTGAACGATCAACGAATGCCGCTTGCGTGCGATTGGCTCTCATCCAAGCCTGAACTGTCGATCACCGACATTGCCCTGAACCTAGGCTACGGTTCCATCACCTCATTTAATCGCGCGTTCAAAGCGCGATACAAAATGGCACCCAGAGACCATCGAGCAACATAA
- a CDS encoding TetR/AcrR family transcriptional regulator codes for MAKTVQFDRQKVIDKAMNLYWAKGFHATSMRNLQDEIDLRPGSIYSAFGSKDGLFKESLRNYANMGLAQIRQLTAQHSSPIAALKAFVNAQVVDTLTDAPNGMCMLCKTLSELTTENQDLIDATKRYFGEISAEIVALIEQAQIQGEVDANKNPQALAEHVQIQIAGLRSFAKINNDKAQLGAKVESIFSHYPF; via the coding sequence ATGGCAAAGACAGTACAATTTGATCGCCAAAAAGTGATCGACAAGGCAATGAACCTGTATTGGGCGAAGGGCTTTCATGCAACCTCAATGCGCAACCTGCAAGACGAGATCGACCTGCGACCGGGCAGCATTTACTCAGCCTTCGGCAGCAAAGATGGCTTGTTCAAGGAATCGTTGCGTAACTACGCGAATATGGGCTTAGCACAGATCCGGCAACTGACCGCGCAGCATTCGTCTCCCATAGCGGCGCTTAAAGCGTTTGTTAATGCGCAGGTCGTCGACACCCTGACTGATGCGCCCAATGGCATGTGCATGCTGTGCAAAACCTTGAGCGAATTGACGACCGAGAACCAAGACTTAATTGACGCAACGAAGCGTTACTTTGGCGAGATTTCCGCGGAAATTGTTGCATTGATAGAGCAAGCGCAGATACAAGGCGAGGTCGACGCGAACAAGAATCCACAAGCATTGGCTGAACATGTACAAATCCAAATCGCCGGACTACGCTCGTTTGCTAAAATTAATAACGACAAAGCGCAGCTCGGCGCAAAAGTCGAATCGATTTTCAGCCACTATCCGTTTTAG
- a CDS encoding carboxymuconolactone decarboxylase family protein — MSKFTFHTIETAPEDSKAILEGAKKQMGLVPGLYAAMAESPETLQAYQQLHKFFTATSFDAEELTVVWQTINVEHECKFCVPAHTAIAHSMKVDPAITDALRNQAPLPTAKLQALHDFTLAMVRERGNVSDEQMETFFAAGYSQKQVIEVILGLSQKVISNYVNHVAKTPIDSIFEEYAWRK; from the coding sequence ATGAGCAAATTTACTTTTCACACCATCGAAACCGCACCTGAAGACAGCAAAGCTATTCTGGAAGGTGCTAAGAAGCAAATGGGCCTAGTGCCGGGCTTGTATGCCGCCATGGCCGAGTCACCTGAAACCTTACAAGCGTATCAACAATTGCATAAGTTTTTCACCGCGACCTCGTTTGACGCCGAGGAACTTACCGTGGTTTGGCAAACGATCAATGTTGAGCACGAATGTAAGTTCTGTGTGCCCGCGCACACCGCAATTGCGCATTCAATGAAGGTCGACCCAGCGATTACCGACGCCTTGCGAAATCAAGCGCCGTTACCAACCGCCAAGCTGCAAGCACTGCACGACTTTACACTGGCCATGGTGCGCGAACGTGGTAATGTGAGCGATGAACAAATGGAAACGTTTTTCGCAGCTGGATACAGCCAAAAGCAAGTCATCGAAGTTATCTTAGGTCTTTCGCAAAAGGTGATCAGTAACTACGTTAATCACGTGGCCAAAACCCCGATCGACTCCATCTTTGAGGAATATGCTTGGCGTAAGTAA